The window TCGACGCCTTCCGGAGTGAATCGGCGAATGTCCTGACCTGCTCGGATGGAATACAGGTTGCCGCTGGCTTCGTCGACCGCCAGGGCAATCAAACGCAAATCGTTGCGGATGAAGACCTCGTCGACCGGAAGATCAAACCGCTCCGCTCCGTTGGTGAAGTTGCCGGCGGTGGAAAAGTCGCGGCCGTTCTGCAGCTCGAAGACTCCCGAATTGACCGCCAGCGCATTGATGTTGGGAAACGCAGACGCCGTTCCGTCCAGAATGATGTGAGCGGCGCTGGACGTGATGTCGGGCACGGATCCGGTACTGTCCAGGAGCCGCAGCGTCGCAAACGGACCGGCTCGCCACGTGCCGCCGTGCAGCATGTCGTCGCCAATCGCCACGTCGAACTGCTTCGTACGCAGGTCGATGTCCAGTGTTCCCGACTGCACATCCACCGTGCCGAGATTGCTGAGAAACGACGTCGCCGAATACCGAGCGAACAGCCGCGACGTGCCCAGTCCGGCCGACTTCTGCAGCGTTCCGAAGTTATAGAACGTCGAACCAAGATTGCTGAAGTCGACGATTTCCAGATCCGCGTCGCCCCGCAGATCCCACGTTCCCTGATTGACGATATTCACCGTCTGCAGCAGCGTGAAGTGACTGCCGTCCGACTGAATCACAGTTCCGTAGTTGCGAATGTCGGCCCGCGCGCGGACGGCTTCCGGACCATCGATCGTGACGAAACCGTCGTTGATGATCGAGCCGAATGAATTCGTGCTGTCGTTGCCGATCCAGTGAAACATACCTTCGGGGAAATCCAGCCGCGCGGGATTCACGGTATTGCCGCCAATGAACGTCGTGAGTTCCACTCGGCCGGCACCGGAACCGGTGTACGTGCCGCCCAGCGTGATGTTCGCCGGGGCGAATTCGACGACGGCACCGGCTGAGGCGATGAAGTGCCCGCCGGTGCTTTCGAAGCCGAACACGTTCTGGACTCCCGCAATCTGCAGCCGCCCTGACTGGGCTTCGATCGTACCGCCGACCATTGCCAGACCGGAGTTCGTTCCGCCCAGCAGCGATTCACTCGTACCGCCGGACTTGCGGACGGTTCCGGCGTTGACGAGTCGCAGGCGGTCCGTCGTTGTGTCTGTTTCGAAGTCCCACACACCGCCCGCGCGGTTGTCGATCGTTGCCGCGATGCCGCCGCTGAAGACTCCCGAATCGCGATGCCGCAGTGTGCCTTCGTTGACAAGATAGCCGTTGCTGAGCGTCTTCTGATCGCCGCCGGAAAGCGTCATCGAGCCGACATTGATGAACGGATCGGCGGCCGTGCTGACGATCGCACCGCCGGTCCAGTGAAACAGGCCGTCGGAAAAGTCGAACGTCGCATCGCCGCCATTAAGTCGATCGGTGCGCAGTGTGCCGCTCGACAGTTCCACGCGGCCCGCACCAGTGCCGGTCGTCAAACCGGTGAAGTACGCCGACGTGTTGCCGCCGGTCAGATCGAGCACGGCTCCGGTTGCGACGGTGAATGTCGCGCCGTGTTCCGCGACATGGTTGCGATCCGACCCCGCCAGCGCGAGCGTTCCGCTGCTGACATCGACGGTGCCGCCCAGATGATTCACCTGCGAATTCACCGCCACGTTCATCGTCGACACATCCGTCCCGCCGGACTTTCGCAGCGTGCCGCGATTGTTGAAGGTTGTTGTCGCAACAGCGAAGTCGGCGTCGCTGCGGAAATCCCAGACGGCTCCGGCGTTGTTGTCGACGATGCCGCCGCCGAACGTTCCACCACCGTCGACGAAGACCGTGCCATCGTTCACGAACGTACCATTGCTGCTGAGAGCCTTGTGACCGTCACCGCTGAGCGTCACGAAACCGATGTTCGTGAAGAAGTCACCGCCGGGAGCGTCGGTCACAATCGAGCCGCCGGTCCAGTGAAGCAGGCCGTCCGGAAAGTTGAACGTCACGCCGCCGTCGCTGCGGGTGTCGAGTGTTCCGGCGGAGAGTTCGACGCGGCCGTCGCCGCTGCCCGTGAACGTGCCGGCATAGAACAGCGAGTGTGCACCGCCGCTCAGGTCGAGCACCGCACCGGCACCGGCGACAAACGTCGCACCGGTGCTGGGCACATTGTTGACGTTGGCACCTGCTCTAGCCAGCGACAGCCTGCCGCTCGTGACTTCGACCGTGCCGCCAAAATGGTTGACCTGTGTGCTGGTCGTCGATGCGAGTGTCGTTTCACCGGTCCCGCCACTCTTGCGCAGCATGCCGCGGTTGTTGAACGTCATCGTCGAGGTGACGAAATCCGCGTCGCTCTGGAAGTCCCACACCGCACCGGCTTCGTTGTTGATCGTCGTGCTGACGATCAAATTGCCGTTGCCGGTGATGTTGACCGTGCCGTTGTTCGTGAGGCCGCCGCCGATCGACTTGCCGTCGCTGCCGGAAACCGTCATCGTCCCGTTGAGCGTGTACGAGCCGCCGCCGGTCCCCGCGCCGCCAATGTTGCCACCCGACCATTCGACATCGTTCAGCGTCACCGTGCCGCCGCCTTCAACAAACAGCGAACCGCCGTTGATCTGCACCAGTCCGTTGAACGTCGAATCACTGGTGCCGAGGCCGCCACTGGCTTCGATGACGATCGTTTCTTCGCTGGCCACTTGAAAAAATCGCCCAGTCGCTGTCCTCACCGTGACGACCGGATTCGCCGCACCGCGATCAATGATGACTTCGTCGCTCGAAACCGGCTCGCGTCCGAGATCCCAGTTGGCCGCATCGTCCCAGAAGCCGTTCGCATCGGTGTTCCAGGTAATCGTCGCCAGCAGAGTGCGGTTTTCGAGCGATTCAACGGCAGGGGCAGCGGTGAAACTGACACGCCCGGTCGTGCGGGCTTTCCGCCGCAGTGATCTGCGACGACTATCAGTAGGACGACGGCCGATAACGGCATTCTTTGCAAAGCAGTTTCGGAACAGTTCGGCGAGCACCCCGCGGACATTCGGATTTCGCGATTTCACATCTGGCCCCTTTGTTGATTGAGACTGACCTCCGTCAAAAACGTCGGCGCACACATGGTGCGGACAGAAAATGGCAAGATTTCGCTTCGATGCCACGGTAGACTCGTCTCCTCACCAACGTGAACGGCCAGAATTGGCGAATTGCGGCTGCGGCACGATTTTTCGCGAATTCCGATTCACCGATGTATTCCCGGACTGGATTCCGATGTTGGACCGGCTTGAATTCTCCACTCTGATTCAGCGCGTTCGCAGCGGCGATCAGTCCGCCGCAGCAGAATGTGTGCGACTGTTTGAGCCGGAGATTCGTCGCGCGGCTCGCGTACGTCTGTCCGATCCTCAGCTGCGCCGGATTGTGGATTCGATGGACATCTGCCAGTCGGTGTTTGGCCGGTTTTTTGTCCACGCGGCCAGCGGCACTCTGGACCTGGACCGCCCGGAACAGTTGCTGGCGATGCTGGTGACAATGACTCGCAATCGCGTCACCGATCTGGCTCGGCATCAGCAGGCCGCGCGGCGCGATGTTCGGCGCGACACTGGCGGTGCGGGCGGACTTGCGACGCATCCCGACCCTCACCCCGGACCGCTGTCCGATGCGACAGGCCGTGAACTGCTGGCTCAGATTCACAACCGCCTGGACGCGACCGAAAGAGATCTCGCCGACCGTCGGGGCCAGGGCCAGTCGTGGCCGATGATTGCGAAGGAACTCGGCGGAAGCCCGGACGCCCTGCGAAAGAAGCTGGAACGCGCCCTGGACCGCGTCCGGGAGGACCTTGGCCTGGCGGATCCTCCGTAGTCGCGTTCCGGTGCTGCTGCGTCAAACCGAACAAATCGGAACTTTGCGCTTTTGTGTCCGGATGTCATGGCGATTTTCGTTTCCCAGGTCGAAGCCTTCAGGATTCTCCACAATGACGGACAACCTGCTGCAACGTCTGAAACGCGCCTGGGAAAGCGGACAGCCTCCGGATCTGCGCCAGGTGATTCCGGAGTTCGACGCGCTGTCCCCTGATGATCGGGCGATTCTGATTTCCGAAGATCAGCGCCGCTCCGCCGCTCACGGAACGCTGCGAGGCGTGGAGCTGTATCTGACGGAATATGCCGCCGGCATCGACGATTCGCTGCGGCTGGACCTGATTTATCACGAATTCGTGTTGCGCGACGAAGCCGGCCAGGAGCCTGAAGCGTCGGAGTATCTCGACCGATTTCCGCAATACCGGGAGTCCCTGGAACGCCAGTTTGCTCTGCATGCAGCTCTGACCGCCGGTGCGGCCGACGCGACGGTGGAAGCGGATTTCCACGACGTCAGCACGATCGACATCGATCGACATCGGAGTTCTGCGTTCGCTGCCGGCGCGCGTGAACAGCCGCTGACGTCGCTGCCTTCCATCGAAGGGTTCGAGTTGCTGGAACTGGCCGGTCGCGGAGCCAGCGGTGTCGTGTACAAAGCCCGCGATCTGCGTCTGCAGCGCGATGTGGCTTTGAAGATGCTCATCAGCGGCGGACACGCCAGCCCGGACGAAGTCGCCCGTTTGCGGCGTGAAGCGGAGTCCGCGGCACGGCTGCAGCATCCGCGGATCGTGACGATTCATCAGGTTGGCCAGGCCGGCAGTGTTCCGTTTCTTGTGATGGAGTTCATCGACGGCCCGACTCTGGCCGATCTGCTGCGCGACGGCCCGCTGCTGACTGATCGCGCGGTGGATCTGCTGCTGCCGATTGCAGACGCCGTGCAGTGCGCCAACGAACATCAGGTCATTCATCGCGATCTGAAGCCAGCCAATATCCTGCTGAACCGCCACGGCCGGCCGTTTGTGACAGACTTCGGACTGGCGCGCGTCGTCGACTCCAGCCTGAGTTCAACCGGCCATGTAGTTGGTACGCCGCGGTACATGTCGCCGGAGCAGGCGCGGGGCGAACCGGCCACCGCAGCCAGCGATGTGTACGCGCTGGGAGTGATCCTTTACGAATGCCTCAGCGGCCGGCCGCCGTTTC is drawn from Planctomycetaceae bacterium and contains these coding sequences:
- a CDS encoding sigma-70 family RNA polymerase sigma factor, whose protein sequence is MLDRLEFSTLIQRVRSGDQSAAAECVRLFEPEIRRAARVRLSDPQLRRIVDSMDICQSVFGRFFVHAASGTLDLDRPEQLLAMLVTMTRNRVTDLARHQQAARRDVRRDTGGAGGLATHPDPHPGPLSDATGRELLAQIHNRLDATERDLADRRGQGQSWPMIAKELGGSPDALRKKLERALDRVREDLGLADPP